A genomic stretch from Alloyangia pacifica includes:
- a CDS encoding ABC transporter permease subunit, translating to MTDTPLNMVEADQTLVMRLRAWWSGETANPAKRVQFDRPLTPWLFLLPQLAVVVIFFYWPSVQAVTSSFYLEDPFGFGSTFVGMENYTDALNSSEYLGTAAFTAFFCVVVTALALSIGLLLAVKADKVIRGAESYKTLLISVYAIAPPVAGLIGMMFFDMHMGPLKDLAAWFGYDLKVGINYWDTATALIVIAVWKQIPYNFIFFLSGLQSVPVSVREAALIDAQSGWRRFWDITLPLLAPTAFFLLVINITYTMFDTFPIIDVIVKDKPANNPMTLVYKVYLDGFKGNDIGGSSAQSVILMGVVALLTVLQFRFLERRVHYG from the coding sequence GTGACCGATACCCCGCTCAACATGGTGGAGGCCGACCAGACGCTGGTCATGCGCCTCCGCGCCTGGTGGTCCGGCGAGACCGCCAATCCCGCCAAGCGCGTGCAGTTCGACCGCCCGCTCACTCCCTGGCTCTTCCTGCTGCCGCAGCTCGCGGTGGTGGTGATCTTCTTCTACTGGCCTTCAGTGCAGGCGGTGACCTCCTCCTTCTACCTCGAAGACCCTTTCGGCTTCGGCTCGACCTTCGTTGGGATGGAGAATTACACCGACGCGCTGAACAGCTCGGAATACCTTGGCACAGCCGCCTTCACGGCCTTTTTCTGCGTGGTGGTCACCGCGCTGGCGCTGAGCATCGGCCTCTTGCTCGCGGTCAAGGCCGACAAGGTGATCCGCGGCGCCGAGAGCTACAAGACGCTGCTGATCTCGGTCTATGCCATCGCGCCGCCGGTCGCCGGGCTCATCGGCATGATGTTCTTCGACATGCACATGGGGCCGCTGAAGGATCTCGCGGCCTGGTTCGGCTACGACCTGAAGGTCGGCATCAACTACTGGGACACCGCCACCGCGCTCATCGTGATCGCCGTGTGGAAACAGATCCCCTACAACTTCATCTTCTTCCTGTCGGGGCTGCAGTCGGTGCCTGTCTCGGTGCGCGAGGCGGCGCTGATCGACGCGCAGTCGGGCTGGCGGCGGTTCTGGGACATCACCCTGCCGCTTCTGGCGCCCACCGCCTTCTTCCTTCTGGTGATCAACATCACCTACACGATGTTCGACACCTTTCCGATCATCGACGTCATCGTGAAGGACAAGCCCGCCAACAACCCGATGACGCTGGTCTACAAGGTCTATCTCGACGGGTTCAAAGGCAATGACATCGGCGGCAGCTCGGCGCAGTCGGTGATCTTGATGGGCGTCGTGGCGCTGCTGACCGTGCTGCAGTTCCGCTTCCTCGAACGCCGCGTGCACTACGGATGA